A window from Neobacillus sp. PS3-40 encodes these proteins:
- a CDS encoding winged helix DNA-binding protein: MIPISTSHALIHTLHQLSRNLTNRVNEVLKPFGLYSAQWAVIFVLKTRETLTQKELCEYLSVEAPPLTRTIQRLVKQGYVKQVQGYDKREKHIQLTEEALRRYPEWEKSVNDLNHSLLKDLPSTSQDNLSELLKIWLLQIS, encoded by the coding sequence GTGATTCCTATATCAACCAGTCACGCATTGATTCACACTCTTCATCAGCTTTCACGCAACTTAACGAATCGGGTAAATGAAGTTTTAAAACCTTTCGGACTATATAGTGCTCAATGGGCCGTTATCTTTGTTTTAAAAACAAGGGAAACATTGACGCAAAAGGAGCTTTGCGAATATTTGTCAGTTGAGGCGCCCCCATTGACACGTACAATCCAGAGGCTTGTGAAACAAGGATATGTAAAACAAGTCCAAGGGTATGATAAACGGGAGAAGCATATCCAATTAACAGAAGAAGCATTAAGGCGATATCCCGAGTGGGAAAAGTCTGTTAATGATCTCAATCACTCACTATTGAAGGATCTTCCTTCGACTTCACAAGATAATCTTTCCGAATTACTAAAAATATGGTTGCTACAAATTTCATAG